AATGGGAATTGGTTTGTTTTACTACACGTTAACTCTTGGTTGGAAAGGTTTTCTGTTTAGTGGTGCTGGACTTGTTGTTGGATTTGCACTTCTTCTGATTCCATATTTGTTAGGGGGAATGGGAGCGGGAGATGTGAAGTTACTTGCGGCGATTGGCGCCTTAACTGGCACTTCGTTTGTTCTTCACTCTTTTTTTTATACGACTTTAATTGGCGGAGTGATTGGTCTTATTTTAATTATGAAAAGAATAGAGTTTTGGAAGTTCTTTAAATCTCCAACCTATACGCTATATTCTTTGATGAATCTGAAAGGTTTTAAATTCAATAAAGAAAGCAATCTAACCTATCCTTACGGCGTAGCCATTACGTTCGGAACCTTATGTGCGGCTTTTGTAGGAGGGATAACATGAGGTCAGAAAAAGGTCAATCAATGGTAGAGTTTGCGCTTGTCCTTCCAGTTCTTGTAATGCTTTTGTTTGGCATTATCGATTTTGGTCGTATTTTTCATACGTATCTTGCGATTGACCATGCAAGTAGAGAAGCGGCAAGGACGGCAAGCATCGGAGAGAACGATGCAACGATCGTCTCTACGGCAGTTTCGAGCGCCTCCAGTATTCACCTCACTTCTGGTCAGGTAGCGGTTTCACCAGGTGGTGCGAAATCTTCAGGAAGTGATGTGACAGTTACGATCACGTATCCGGTTCGTTTTCTTACACCAGTTGTTTCAAGCGTAACCGGACCGATTACCTTATCCAGCTCAACTGTTATGAGGGTTGAGTGATGAAAAGGACTCGCTTCTTTTTCGCGAATGAAAGAGGGAATGTGGCCGTTATGCTAGCGCTAAGTTTAACCGTTTTACTTGGCGTAACCGCTATGGTCATCGATGTTGGGCGACTATATCACGAGAAAAGAATTCTTCAAAACGCGATGGATGCAGCGGCACTTTCCGGGGCTCAAGGATTGTTAACGAGTGAGGTAAGTGCTGCTTCTATTGCAAAGGAACTTGCTAGTAAAAATACATTTCCAGTCGACGATGGTGATCTAACGATTACAAGTCAGTCGATCAAAGTATCAAAACAGTCGATTGTTCCGATGACGTTTGCACGTGTATTTGGGATCCAAGAAGCTTCAGTCAAAGCTTCAGCCAAAGCTGAGGTCGGTTTGTTGAAGTCTGCTAAGCGCGTTACGCCTATTGCGATCGAACATACCGCTATTCCGAATGAGACAGAGTTAAAATGCGAAAATACTGGAAAGCATCACGGGAACTGTGGGTACCTTGATATCAACAGTAATGGGGCAAGCGGTTTAGCTGAGAATATCATCAACGGTGTAGAGCTTGAAGTTGGGACGAATGTCCAAACAGAACCCGGGCAAAAATGGGGGCCAGTCAAGAACGCGATTGAAACACTCATTAGTAAGGATGCTGGAAAAACAAAATGTCAGGCAGCGGCCACAGCAGATTATTCCTGTGCGCGTATCGTTATCATTCCGCTTATTGATTCATGGGATGGCGTGAATGGAAAGTCGACGGTTAAGGTTGTCGGATTAGCAGCTTACTGGATTGACCGATTAGATGAACCGAAGCGAATTGTTGGCAAAT
The sequence above is drawn from the Pseudalkalibacillus hwajinpoensis genome and encodes:
- a CDS encoding TadE/TadG family type IV pilus assembly protein, with the translated sequence MKRTRFFFANERGNVAVMLALSLTVLLGVTAMVIDVGRLYHEKRILQNAMDAAALSGAQGLLTSEVSAASIAKELASKNTFPVDDGDLTITSQSIKVSKQSIVPMTFARVFGIQEASVKASAKAEVGLLKSAKRVTPIAIEHTAIPNETELKCENTGKHHGNCGYLDINSNGASGLAENIINGVELEVGTNVQTEPGQKWGPVKNAIETLISKDAGKTKCQAAATADYSCARIVIIPLIDSWDGVNGKSTVKVVGLAAYWIDRLDEPKRIVGKFKKVVTTGEIGGSGPGNLYGVKLVE
- a CDS encoding TadE/TadG family type IV pilus assembly protein encodes the protein MRSEKGQSMVEFALVLPVLVMLLFGIIDFGRIFHTYLAIDHASREAARTASIGENDATIVSTAVSSASSIHLTSGQVAVSPGGAKSSGSDVTVTITYPVRFLTPVVSSVTGPITLSSSTVMRVE
- a CDS encoding A24 family peptidase — protein: MLYSILGIVLLISFITDVRKRRILNIVTFPAMGIGLFYYTLTLGWKGFLFSGAGLVVGFALLLIPYLLGGMGAGDVKLLAAIGALTGTSFVLHSFFYTTLIGGVIGLILIMKRIEFWKFFKSPTYTLYSLMNLKGFKFNKESNLTYPYGVAITFGTLCAAFVGGIT